A portion of the Vreelandella subglaciescola genome contains these proteins:
- the fliP gene encoding flagellar type III secretion system pore protein FliP (The bacterial flagellar biogenesis protein FliP forms a type III secretion system (T3SS)-type pore required for flagellar assembly.), whose product MLLLAGLAVSTAAIAQTIPGMVSQPLDDGGQKWSLSLQTLLLLSSLAFLPAMLLMMTSFTRIIIVLSLLRTAMGTQATPPNQVMLGIALFLTFFIMSPVLDQVYNTAWVPLTDGSINLEDFLRLAQEPFREFMLAQTREADISLFARLADIGPLQGPEDLPMRILLPSFVTSELQTAFQIGFTIFIPFLIIDLVVASTLMALGMMMVPPITISLPFKLMLFVLVDGWQLIIGSMAESFYMV is encoded by the coding sequence ATGCTGCTGCTGGCCGGGCTTGCGGTTTCAACCGCCGCCATCGCGCAGACCATTCCCGGCATGGTCAGCCAGCCGCTGGATGACGGCGGCCAGAAGTGGTCGCTATCGCTGCAGACGCTACTGCTGCTGAGCTCGCTGGCGTTTCTTCCGGCGATGCTGCTGATGATGACCAGCTTTACGCGCATCATCATCGTGCTCAGCCTATTGCGCACCGCCATGGGCACCCAGGCCACCCCACCTAACCAGGTGATGCTCGGCATTGCGCTGTTTCTGACCTTTTTCATCATGTCGCCAGTGCTGGACCAAGTCTACAATACCGCTTGGGTGCCGCTCACCGACGGCAGCATCAACCTCGAAGACTTTTTACGTCTGGCGCAGGAGCCGTTTCGCGAGTTTATGCTAGCGCAAACCCGCGAAGCCGATATTTCGCTGTTCGCCCGGCTGGCCGATATTGGCCCGCTGCAGGGCCCTGAAGATCTGCCCATGCGCATTCTGCTGCCCTCTTTTGTCACCAGCGAACTGCAAACGGCGTTTCAGATCGGCTTCACGATTTTCATTCCGTTTCTGATTATTGATCTGGTGGTCGCCAGTACGCTGATGGCCTTGGGCATGATGATGGTTCCCCCCATCACCATTTCCCTGCCGTTCAAGCTCATGCTGTTTGTGCTGGTCGACGGCTGGCAGCTTATCATTGGCTCAATGGCGGAAAGTTTCTACATGGTGTAG
- the fliO gene encoding flagellar biosynthetic protein FliO, producing MSADTASSDTLNAVGSSDALLGMAALGKTAAALAFVIALILVCTVLLKRFNKRQAKHGAHLEVISSTAVGTRERVVIVELDGTWLVLGVGNGRVNKLHERPAPAQTPHSAPPPASGFSARFAQALRQSGHASRPADPGSPRSTTHTSL from the coding sequence ATGAGCGCCGACACCGCGTCAAGTGACACGCTGAATGCCGTTGGCAGCAGCGATGCGCTGCTGGGCATGGCGGCACTGGGCAAGACGGCCGCGGCCCTCGCGTTTGTTATTGCCCTCATTCTCGTGTGTACGGTATTGCTCAAGCGCTTTAACAAGCGACAAGCAAAACACGGTGCTCATCTGGAAGTCATCAGCAGTACCGCCGTCGGCACGCGCGAGCGTGTGGTGATTGTGGAGCTTGACGGCACTTGGCTGGTGCTGGGCGTGGGTAACGGGCGCGTTAACAAACTGCACGAGCGCCCCGCACCCGCGCAGACGCCGCACAGCGCACCGCCGCCGGCATCGGGTTTTTCCGCGCGCTTCGCCCAGGCGTTGCGCCAGTCAGGCCATGCTTCCCGCCCTGCCGATCCGGGCTCACCCCGCTCAACGACTCACACTTCACTATGA
- the fliN gene encoding flagellar motor switch protein FliN, whose amino-acid sequence MTDPNKPDDQTPSDDQNSADDASAQDPQNVSDDDWAAAMSEQDVNEDTGAAEEDDPWAAAMAEQEAADEPSASDDAPEATTEAPQAREASSDVFPPLNAEHASGVSRDLEMIMDIPVKLTVELGRTRLTIKQLLELAQGSVIELDGLAGEPMDILINGYLIAQGEVVVIEDKYGIRITEIITPSERIHKLNR is encoded by the coding sequence ATGACTGATCCCAACAAGCCTGACGATCAGACACCTTCTGACGACCAGAACTCCGCTGACGACGCCAGCGCTCAAGACCCGCAGAACGTGTCTGATGACGACTGGGCGGCCGCCATGTCCGAACAGGATGTCAACGAGGATACCGGCGCTGCCGAAGAAGATGACCCCTGGGCGGCCGCCATGGCCGAGCAGGAGGCTGCCGATGAGCCGTCCGCAAGCGATGACGCCCCTGAGGCAACGACTGAAGCGCCCCAGGCCAGAGAAGCCAGCAGCGATGTATTTCCGCCGCTGAACGCCGAACACGCCTCCGGCGTATCCCGTGATCTTGAGATGATCATGGATATTCCGGTCAAACTGACCGTTGAGCTGGGGCGTACCCGGCTGACCATCAAGCAGCTGCTGGAGCTTGCCCAGGGGTCAGTCATCGAGCTTGATGGCCTGGCCGGCGAACCGATGGATATTCTGATCAACGGCTATCTGATTGCCCAGGGTGAAGTGGTCGTGATCGAGGACAAGTACGGCATCCGCATCACCGAAATCATTACGCCCTCAGAGCGTATACACAAGCTGAATCGATGA
- the fliM gene encoding flagellar motor switch protein FliM — MSQDDLLSQEEIDALLKGVSGDDEPAASATQQSDESRIRPYDPSTQHRVIRERLHALDFINERFARYFRTGLFNLIRRSADITVESVRYQSFSEFSRNVPVPTNLNLVAMKPLRGSALVVFPPNLVFMVVDNLFGGDGRFVTKSDGRDFTNTEQRIIQRMLNLAIDAYQQAWQVVYPLDISFLRSEVQSKFANITNSPNEIVVNTKFNLEVGNLASSFQVCMPYAMIEPLRDLLANPINDSNQDQDGSWTRRMASELRHPEVDLVAEFAHISSRIGQIMGLKKGDVLPVEIPDTVTANVDGVPVMECKFGSQNQQRALRVQRMLDHAAMNNVSSNDSFTQSVRQKAKESKA; from the coding sequence ATGTCGCAGGACGATTTACTGTCCCAGGAAGAAATTGATGCTCTGCTGAAAGGGGTCAGCGGTGACGATGAACCCGCGGCATCAGCCACCCAGCAGAGCGACGAATCGCGTATTCGTCCCTACGATCCGTCGACCCAGCATCGCGTTATACGCGAGCGTCTGCACGCGCTGGATTTCATCAACGAACGCTTCGCGCGTTATTTTCGCACCGGTTTGTTCAATCTTATCCGGCGCAGCGCCGATATTACCGTTGAATCCGTGCGCTACCAGAGCTTTAGCGAGTTTTCGCGCAACGTGCCGGTGCCCACCAACCTGAACCTCGTCGCCATGAAGCCGCTGCGCGGCTCGGCCCTGGTGGTATTTCCCCCGAACCTCGTGTTCATGGTGGTGGACAACCTGTTCGGTGGTGACGGGCGCTTTGTGACGAAATCCGACGGGCGCGATTTTACCAACACCGAACAGCGCATTATCCAGCGTATGCTCAACCTGGCCATTGACGCCTACCAGCAAGCCTGGCAGGTGGTGTACCCGCTGGATATCAGCTTTTTGCGCTCTGAAGTCCAGTCAAAATTTGCCAACATTACCAATTCGCCCAATGAAATCGTGGTGAATACCAAGTTCAATCTTGAAGTCGGCAATCTGGCCAGCAGCTTTCAGGTGTGCATGCCCTACGCCATGATCGAGCCGCTGCGCGACCTGCTCGCCAACCCGATCAACGACAGCAATCAGGACCAGGATGGCTCATGGACCCGGCGCATGGCCAGCGAGCTACGCCATCCCGAGGTGGATCTGGTCGCTGAGTTCGCTCATATTTCCAGCCGTATTGGCCAGATCATGGGGCTCAAGAAAGGCGACGTACTGCCGGTCGAGATTCCCGACACCGTCACGGCCAACGTTGACGGTGTGCCAGTGATGGAATGCAAGTTTGGCAGCCAGAACCAGCAACGCGCTCTGCGCGTCCAGCGAATGCTCGACCATGCCGCCATGAACAACGTATCGTCCAACGACTCTTTCACCCAGTCGGTGCGACAGAAAGCCAAGGAATCCAAAGCATGA
- the fliL gene encoding flagellar basal body-associated protein FliL: MAESSGGSKKLLWIMVVLVLLSSIGAAAAIYMVMSQDKNAGGNAAAQEVAVRQTPIFLKVEPFTVNLAGDRTGSRLLYTGITLRVGDEQSKEILAEHMPQVRSRLLLLLSNKQASELATPDGKEQLSQSIIARLNKPFAENQPDLDLREVLFTEFIVQ; this comes from the coding sequence ATGGCAGAATCAAGCGGCGGATCAAAAAAACTGCTTTGGATCATGGTGGTTCTTGTGCTGCTCTCGTCAATCGGGGCAGCCGCAGCTATTTACATGGTAATGAGCCAGGATAAAAATGCGGGCGGCAACGCCGCCGCTCAGGAAGTGGCCGTGCGCCAGACGCCTATTTTTCTCAAGGTTGAACCGTTTACCGTTAATCTCGCGGGAGATCGCACCGGTTCACGCCTGCTGTATACCGGCATTACCCTGAGGGTCGGTGACGAGCAGAGCAAAGAGATCCTCGCCGAACACATGCCCCAGGTACGCAGCCGCTTGTTGTTGCTGCTCTCGAACAAGCAGGCCAGCGAGCTTGCGACGCCCGACGGCAAAGAACAGCTCTCACAGTCGATCATCGCCCGACTGAACAAGCCGTTTGCGGAAAACCAGCCCGACCTGGATCTCCGTGAAGTGCTGTTCACCGAATTTATCGTGCAATAA
- a CDS encoding flagellar hook-length control protein FliK gives MQALGQASLSGEGHISRSRPLAGEGRPDTQATRQQTTEQLKALGLSDAQLQGTDMQALIEKIRQQPDMAQSLQTLVATLEQDAGALPPLTDSTESTAPADASALDEIARRMDLLATFGESTDTDADATQWRQALNDLLQAEDSPAEPLAGLLAAMVQAPANVGTGSEALSASALRGALLSAQTSAQASSAQPDARQAGTSDGTAMLNTAAPAPSSINVSASPVSGDALMAALTTANAESSQQSQQPLAGAMPPALAGASVNATPGAAPVQASVTAPLTSAAWPQQLGQQLAQFTQRSGEQQVKLQIHPAELGPLSISLKVSEHGGTQAHFLSAHAQVRQVVEQAIPQLREALAEQGISLGDTSVGEQQTQDESAFAESGQPGQGSGISGDGESGSDELPVSAQTLAIDGRVDLYA, from the coding sequence TTGCAAGCGTTAGGACAGGCTTCGCTATCGGGCGAAGGACACATAAGCCGCTCACGGCCGCTGGCCGGTGAGGGCAGGCCCGATACTCAAGCGACTCGTCAACAGACCACCGAGCAGCTCAAGGCGCTGGGGCTTAGCGACGCCCAGCTGCAAGGCACCGACATGCAGGCGCTGATCGAGAAAATCCGCCAGCAGCCCGACATGGCGCAATCGTTGCAAACGCTGGTCGCGACGCTTGAGCAAGATGCCGGGGCGCTGCCGCCGCTCACAGACAGCACCGAATCAACGGCACCGGCCGATGCCTCCGCGCTGGATGAAATCGCCCGGCGTATGGATCTGCTGGCCACGTTCGGCGAATCCACTGATACAGACGCTGACGCGACGCAGTGGCGCCAGGCACTGAACGACCTGCTGCAGGCTGAGGACTCACCGGCCGAACCGCTGGCCGGGCTGCTTGCCGCGATGGTTCAGGCACCCGCGAACGTCGGTACTGGTAGCGAGGCGCTATCCGCGAGTGCGTTGCGTGGCGCGCTACTTTCCGCCCAGACCTCAGCTCAGGCGAGCTCGGCACAGCCTGATGCCAGGCAGGCAGGAACGTCCGACGGCACCGCCATGTTAAACACCGCCGCGCCGGCACCTTCCAGCATTAACGTGTCGGCATCCCCCGTGAGTGGGGATGCACTCATGGCCGCGTTGACCACGGCCAACGCGGAGTCCAGCCAACAGTCGCAGCAACCGTTGGCCGGCGCAATGCCGCCGGCACTGGCGGGCGCATCAGTCAATGCCACGCCCGGTGCAGCCCCCGTTCAGGCAAGCGTTACTGCGCCCCTGACCAGCGCCGCCTGGCCGCAGCAGCTTGGTCAACAGCTGGCGCAGTTTACCCAGCGCAGTGGCGAGCAGCAGGTAAAGCTGCAGATACATCCGGCCGAGCTGGGGCCGCTGTCCATTTCGCTGAAGGTCAGCGAGCACGGCGGCACCCAGGCACATTTCCTGTCGGCCCACGCTCAGGTGCGCCAGGTGGTTGAACAGGCGATCCCTCAGCTGCGCGAAGCGCTGGCCGAACAGGGTATCTCGCTGGGTGATACATCAGTGGGCGAGCAGCAGACCCAGGATGAATCGGCGTTTGCTGAAAGCGGCCAGCCCGGGCAAGGATCCGGCATCAGCGGTGACGGCGAAAGCGGCAGCGACGAACTCCCCGTCAGCGCACAAACGCTGGCCATTGACGGGCGCGTTGATCTGTACGCCTGA
- the fliJ gene encoding flagellar export protein FliJ, producing the protein MSSSQLEMLTDLAQQARDQAGQTLAQERQSEQQTNAQLEALTRYRAEYSERFQAAMRQGIDPASMYNYQQFLASLDTALARARQALGEQHQRVEQSQEHWRQQQRKLSSYDTLTARRLREAQQRRSRQEQKSNDDFVNSRTARRSSETSH; encoded by the coding sequence ATGAGCAGTTCGCAGCTGGAAATGCTAACCGACCTGGCCCAGCAGGCCCGCGATCAGGCTGGGCAAACGCTGGCCCAGGAACGCCAATCCGAGCAGCAGACCAACGCCCAGCTTGAGGCGCTGACGCGCTACCGCGCCGAATACAGCGAGCGCTTTCAAGCCGCCATGCGCCAGGGTATCGACCCCGCCAGCATGTACAATTATCAACAGTTTCTCGCCTCGCTGGATACCGCGCTGGCGCGCGCGCGTCAGGCGCTGGGCGAGCAGCACCAGCGCGTTGAGCAAAGCCAGGAACACTGGCGGCAGCAGCAGCGCAAGCTATCTTCCTACGACACCCTGACGGCACGCCGCTTGCGCGAGGCTCAGCAACGCCGCAGCCGTCAAGAACAAAAAAGCAACGACGATTTCGTCAACAGCCGTACGGCACGCCGGTCTTCAGAAACGTCGCACTAA
- the fliI gene encoding flagellar protein export ATPase FliI: MTSTTCPHQNRWHTALRRTRQRVERLPRNRISGRVVRATGMVIEVVGLKVAVGSACHIELPSMDGRLGNRRQQAEAEVVGFASDKLYLMPLEEISGLMPGARVSPLGENSGHSARRFPLGDSLLGRVLDGNGAPLDGYESLEDAPRATLNVAPLNPLSRAPIDTQIDVGIRAINALLSVGRGQRMGLFAGSGVGKSVLLGMMARYTRADVIVVGLIGERGREVQDFIDNILGPEGRRRAVVVAAPADTSPLQRLQGAAYATRLAENFRDEGRNVLLIMDSLTRYAMAQREIALAIGEPPATKGYPPSVFAKLPGLVERAGNAERGGGSITAFYTVLTEGDDQQDPIADSARAILDGHIVLSRSLAEAGHYPAIDIEASISRAMTAITGAQQQRQARRFKQLFSRYQRNRDLISVGAYTPGHDPQLDEAVNRFPELEHFLQQNIDECATIENAQHALAAVAGQQAQAAPGGQG; the protein is encoded by the coding sequence ATGACAAGCACCACTTGCCCTCACCAAAACCGCTGGCATACCGCGCTGCGCCGCACCCGGCAGCGGGTCGAACGCCTGCCGCGCAATCGCATCAGCGGTCGCGTGGTGCGTGCGACCGGCATGGTGATTGAAGTGGTCGGCCTGAAGGTCGCGGTCGGCAGCGCCTGTCACATTGAGCTGCCCAGCATGGATGGCCGCCTGGGCAACCGCCGCCAGCAGGCCGAAGCGGAAGTGGTCGGCTTTGCCAGCGACAAACTTTACCTGATGCCGCTGGAAGAAATTTCCGGCCTGATGCCCGGCGCACGCGTATCTCCGCTGGGGGAAAACAGCGGCCATAGCGCCCGGCGTTTTCCGCTGGGCGACAGCCTGCTGGGCCGTGTGCTGGACGGCAACGGCGCGCCACTGGACGGCTATGAAAGCCTCGAAGATGCCCCCCGCGCCACGCTCAACGTCGCACCGCTCAACCCGCTTTCGCGCGCCCCGATCGACACCCAGATCGACGTGGGCATTCGCGCCATCAACGCGCTGTTAAGCGTGGGACGCGGCCAGCGTATGGGCCTGTTTGCCGGTTCCGGCGTGGGCAAATCGGTGCTGCTGGGCATGATGGCACGCTACACCCGGGCCGATGTTATCGTCGTGGGGCTGATCGGCGAGCGCGGGCGCGAGGTGCAGGATTTCATCGACAACATTCTCGGCCCCGAAGGCCGTCGGCGCGCCGTGGTGGTCGCCGCCCCGGCGGATACCTCGCCGCTACAGCGTCTGCAAGGCGCCGCTTACGCCACGCGCCTGGCGGAAAACTTTCGTGATGAAGGCCGCAACGTGCTGCTGATCATGGATTCGCTGACCCGCTACGCCATGGCTCAGCGTGAAATTGCTCTGGCCATTGGCGAACCGCCGGCCACCAAGGGCTATCCGCCGTCGGTCTTTGCCAAGCTGCCCGGTCTGGTCGAGCGTGCCGGTAACGCCGAGCGTGGCGGCGGCTCGATCACCGCCTTTTATACCGTGCTGACCGAGGGCGACGACCAGCAGGACCCGATTGCCGATTCGGCCCGGGCTATTCTCGACGGCCATATCGTCCTCTCGCGCAGCCTTGCCGAAGCCGGGCACTATCCCGCGATTGATATCGAAGCCTCCATCAGCCGGGCGATGACGGCCATTACCGGCGCTCAGCAGCAGCGTCAGGCACGGCGTTTCAAACAGCTGTTTTCACGCTATCAGCGCAATCGTGACCTGATCAGCGTCGGCGCCTACACGCCGGGGCACGATCCCCAGCTTGACGAGGCCGTCAACCGCTTCCCCGAACTGGAGCACTTCCTCCAGCAGAATATTGATGAATGTGCGACGATAGAAAACGCGCAACACGCGCTTGCCGCCGTGGCCGGCCAGCAGGCGCAGGCAGCACCAGGAGGGCAAGGATGA
- a CDS encoding flagellar assembly protein FliH, producing the protein MSKSGAFNRHKTDRPAAEFDRDGSWQRWQMDELQQPPQPRQSSQTSQHQQRAAAARQAAEQARKRDAEKRQALYDEVRRKAEEEGYQAGFERGRQEGQAQGLDAGREQAQQELEQQIQQAVAPLEPLARQFTDALEQLDDGIAQSLVELALETGKHLAGDALDASPEYILRVVRDLLHTEPPLVGQQRLWLNADDHDLVARHLGDELNAAGWKLQPDAQLGRGSCRVTSAQGDLDATFESRWQAINTRKRKRDASPTHSSL; encoded by the coding sequence ATGTCTAAATCGGGCGCATTTAATCGACACAAGACCGACCGCCCCGCTGCCGAGTTTGACCGCGATGGCAGCTGGCAGCGCTGGCAGATGGATGAGTTGCAACAGCCGCCTCAGCCCCGGCAAAGCAGTCAGACCTCGCAGCATCAGCAGCGCGCTGCCGCCGCCCGGCAAGCCGCAGAGCAGGCGCGCAAGCGCGACGCCGAAAAACGTCAGGCGCTGTACGACGAAGTCCGCCGGAAAGCCGAAGAAGAGGGCTACCAGGCGGGGTTTGAGCGCGGCCGTCAGGAGGGTCAGGCGCAGGGGCTTGACGCCGGGCGCGAGCAGGCACAGCAAGAACTTGAACAGCAGATACAGCAAGCCGTTGCCCCTCTTGAGCCGCTTGCACGTCAATTTACCGACGCGCTTGAACAGCTTGACGACGGCATTGCACAAAGCCTCGTCGAACTCGCGCTGGAAACCGGCAAGCACCTGGCCGGCGACGCGCTTGATGCATCCCCCGAGTATATCCTGCGGGTGGTGCGAGACCTGCTGCACACCGAGCCGCCGCTGGTCGGCCAGCAACGGCTCTGGCTGAATGCCGACGATCATGATCTTGTCGCCCGGCATCTCGGCGATGAGTTGAACGCAGCCGGCTGGAAACTACAGCCCGATGCCCAGCTGGGGCGCGGCAGCTGCCGCGTGACCAGCGCGCAGGGCGACCTTGACGCCACCTTTGAAAGCCGCTGGCAGGCGATCAATACGCGCAAGCGCAAGCGCGACGCCTCCCCCACACACTCGAGCCTTTAA
- the fliG gene encoding flagellar motor switch protein FliG: MSAVEAMSGARRSAILLLALDEDSAAEVFKYLGANEVQEISLEMTRLQQVSHEDMKAVLEAFQHETEDFVALNLNSSEHIRSVLTKALGSERATSLIEDILETTGENSGIDALNLMEASMVAELIRDEHPQIIATILVHLERHQAADILELFDEKLRNDVVLRVATFSGVQPAALQELTEVLSSMLDGQNLKRSKMGGVRTAAEILNLMNTSQEEVAIETVRSHSEDLAQKIIDEMFLFENLLDLDNRAIQMVLQEVDTNSLVVALKGAEDVLVDKFLRNMSQRASDLIREDMEARGPIRVSQVETEQKAILQVVRRLADAGEVVLAGGDDAYV; the protein is encoded by the coding sequence ATGAGCGCAGTCGAAGCAATGAGCGGCGCACGTAGAAGCGCCATTCTGTTACTCGCCCTGGATGAAGACAGCGCCGCTGAAGTCTTCAAATATCTGGGCGCCAACGAAGTACAGGAAATCAGCCTGGAGATGACGCGTCTCCAGCAGGTTTCCCACGAAGACATGAAAGCCGTGCTTGAAGCCTTCCAGCATGAAACCGAAGACTTCGTCGCGCTGAATCTCAACTCCAGCGAACACATCCGTTCAGTGCTGACCAAGGCGCTGGGCAGCGAGCGTGCCACCAGCCTGATCGAGGACATTCTCGAAACCACCGGGGAAAACTCAGGCATTGATGCGCTCAACCTGATGGAAGCCTCGATGGTCGCCGAGCTGATCCGCGACGAACACCCCCAGATCATTGCCACCATTCTGGTGCATCTGGAACGCCATCAGGCGGCCGACATTCTCGAGCTGTTCGACGAAAAGCTGCGCAACGACGTCGTCTTGCGTGTAGCCACCTTCAGCGGCGTCCAGCCCGCCGCGCTGCAGGAACTGACCGAAGTGCTCAGCAGCATGCTGGACGGCCAGAACCTCAAGCGCAGCAAGATGGGCGGGGTGCGTACCGCAGCCGAAATTCTCAACCTGATGAACACGTCTCAGGAAGAGGTCGCCATCGAGACCGTGCGCTCGCACAGCGAAGATCTGGCACAGAAAATTATCGACGAAATGTTCCTGTTCGAGAACCTGCTCGACCTCGACAACCGCGCGATCCAGATGGTGCTCCAGGAAGTCGACACCAACTCGCTGGTGGTGGCACTCAAGGGTGCCGAAGACGTGCTGGTCGACAAGTTCCTGCGCAACATGTCTCAGCGCGCCTCCGACCTGATCCGCGAAGACATGGAAGCCCGCGGCCCGATCCGCGTGTCTCAGGTAGAAACCGAGCAGAAAGCCATTCTGCAAGTCGTGCGCCGACTCGCCGACGCCGGCGAAGTCGTACTGGCCGGCGGAGACGATGCCTATGTCTAA
- the fliF gene encoding flagellar basal-body MS-ring/collar protein FliF, with translation MSETGATAGRQNTTTASSNSANAANNESAASPAGRFMQQLRRNPLVALLIAGAASIAVVAALLMWASSPEYRVLYSNLDETDGGRIITELDTRGIPYRFSNNGQALMVPGENVHALRLQLAEQGLPRGGNVGLELLDDQAFGISQFAEQVNYQRGLEGELARSIESLGPVEDVRVHLSMAKPSVFIRDREPAKASVVLTLLPGRVLGQGQVSAVVHMVSSSVPELAAADVTVVNQDGLLLSADTGKNNDLDGSQLKYITEVERSYQRRIENILTPILGAENVRAQVAAQIDFSHREQTSETYGPNQPPNEAAVRSRQFSVSLDGDDPLASGVPGALSNTPPGTAISPINGADAQTDDQQDDPQGNQQNAQATDNANNNAVRRLNQDDVINYEVDRNVEHVKYRRGQVERLTAAVVVDYRDEMNDEGEWEQTALTDDEVRQIESLVRQAMGFTPVRGDAIEVVNTPFAELVEDETVTPWWQQREILAMAASLGRYLLVGLAALLLYLLILRPLIKRYTQQPLVAAAPGGTLSTSVGDDDAADADDNAESDEETYEKPQRKRKTSLYEHNLNDLREMAQEDPRMVAMIIRSWMNSQ, from the coding sequence ATGAGCGAAACCGGTGCAACGGCAGGCCGTCAGAACACGACAACAGCATCTTCAAACAGCGCCAACGCAGCGAACAACGAAAGCGCTGCGTCACCCGCTGGCCGCTTCATGCAGCAGCTACGTCGCAATCCGCTTGTTGCCCTGCTTATTGCCGGGGCGGCAAGCATTGCCGTGGTGGCAGCGCTGCTGATGTGGGCAAGCAGCCCCGAATATCGCGTGCTGTACAGCAACCTGGACGAGACTGACGGCGGCCGCATCATTACCGAGTTGGACACCCGCGGCATACCTTACCGTTTCAGCAATAACGGCCAGGCGCTGATGGTGCCCGGCGAAAACGTCCACGCGCTGCGGCTGCAGCTGGCTGAACAGGGCCTGCCACGCGGCGGCAACGTCGGACTCGAGCTGCTGGACGATCAGGCCTTCGGCATCAGCCAGTTTGCCGAGCAGGTAAACTACCAGCGCGGCCTGGAAGGCGAGCTTGCCCGCTCGATTGAATCGCTCGGCCCCGTGGAAGACGTGCGCGTGCACCTGTCCATGGCCAAGCCCTCGGTCTTCATCCGTGATCGTGAGCCGGCCAAAGCCTCGGTGGTACTGACGCTGCTACCCGGCCGCGTGCTGGGCCAGGGGCAGGTCAGCGCCGTCGTGCATATGGTGTCGAGCAGCGTCCCCGAGCTTGCCGCGGCCGACGTTACAGTGGTCAATCAGGACGGGCTGCTGCTCTCCGCCGACACCGGCAAAAACAACGACCTCGACGGCTCTCAGCTGAAATACATCACTGAGGTCGAACGTTCGTACCAGCGGCGTATCGAAAATATCCTCACCCCCATTCTGGGCGCGGAGAACGTGCGTGCGCAGGTTGCCGCACAGATCGACTTTTCCCATCGTGAACAAACTTCGGAAACCTACGGCCCCAATCAGCCGCCCAACGAGGCCGCGGTGCGCAGCCGTCAGTTCAGCGTTTCGCTCGACGGCGACGACCCGTTGGCGTCCGGCGTTCCCGGTGCGCTAAGCAACACCCCGCCGGGCACGGCCATATCGCCGATCAATGGCGCCGATGCTCAGACAGATGATCAACAGGACGACCCGCAGGGCAATCAGCAAAACGCTCAGGCAACCGACAATGCCAATAACAACGCGGTGCGCCGTCTCAATCAGGATGACGTGATCAACTACGAGGTTGACCGCAACGTTGAGCACGTCAAATATCGCCGCGGCCAGGTCGAGCGCCTGACCGCCGCCGTGGTCGTCGACTACCGCGATGAAATGAACGACGAAGGCGAGTGGGAACAAACCGCGCTGACCGACGACGAAGTGCGCCAGATTGAAAGCCTCGTACGCCAGGCCATGGGCTTCACGCCGGTGCGCGGCGACGCCATCGAAGTGGTCAATACGCCCTTCGCCGAGCTCGTCGAAGACGAGACGGTGACGCCGTGGTGGCAGCAGCGCGAGATTCTGGCCATGGCCGCCAGTCTTGGCCGCTACCTGCTGGTCGGGCTTGCCGCCCTGCTGCTTTACCTGCTGATTCTGCGCCCGCTAATCAAGCGCTACACGCAGCAGCCGCTGGTTGCCGCCGCACCCGGTGGCACACTCAGCACCAGCGTAGGGGACGACGACGCGGCGGACGCCGACGACAACGCCGAGAGCGACGAGGAAACCTACGAGAAGCCGCAACGCAAGCGTAAAACATCGCTTTACGAGCACAACCTCAATGATCTTCGCGAAATGGCCCAGGAAGACCCCCGCATGGTCGCCATGATCATTCGCAGCTGGATGAATTCCCAATGA
- the fliE gene encoding flagellar hook-basal body complex protein FliE, translating into MTSPAIQSALQQMQSLASQASQSPLQGAQAADAVDTKQGSFGSELAASLHRINELKQTAASQAQAFQSGDSNLELNDVMMDMQKASVASEMGLQVRNRLVSAYRDVMNMQV; encoded by the coding sequence ATGACGTCGCCCGCGATTCAGTCAGCGCTACAGCAAATGCAAAGCCTCGCTTCCCAGGCCAGTCAGTCGCCGTTGCAGGGCGCTCAGGCAGCGGATGCCGTGGATACGAAGCAGGGGAGTTTTGGCAGTGAGCTGGCGGCTTCGCTGCATCGCATCAACGAGCTGAAGCAAACCGCGGCAAGTCAGGCGCAGGCGTTTCAGTCGGGGGATTCAAACCTCGAGCTCAACGATGTCATGATGGATATGCAGAAGGCCAGCGTCGCATCCGAGATGGGGCTTCAGGTGCGCAACCGGCTGGTTTCCGCCTATCGCGACGTGATGAACATGCAGGTCTGA